A part of Neovison vison isolate M4711 chromosome 8, ASM_NN_V1, whole genome shotgun sequence genomic DNA contains:
- the PCBP1 gene encoding poly(rC)-binding protein 1, whose product MDAGVTESGLNVTLTIRLLMHGKEVGSIIGKKGESVKRIREESGARINISEGNCPERIITLTGPTNAIFKAFAMIIDKLEEDINSSMTNSTAASRPPVTLRLVVPATQCGSLIGKGGCKIKEIRESTGAQVQVAGDMLPNSTERAITIAGVPQSVTECVKQICLVMLETLSQSPQGRVMTIPYQPMPASSPVICAGGQDRCSDAAGYPHATHDLEGPPLDAYSIQGQHTISPLDLAKLNQVARQQSHFAMMHGGTGFAGIDSSSPEVKGYWASLDASTQTTHELTIPNNLIGCIIGRQGANINEIRQMSGAQIKIANPVEGSSGRQVTITGSAASISLAQYLINARLSSEKGMGCS is encoded by the coding sequence ATGGATGCCGGTGTGACTGAAAGTGGACTAAATGTGACTCTCACCATTCGGCTGCTTATGCACGGAAAGGAAGTAGGAAGCATCATTGGGAAGAAAGGGGAGTCGGTTAAGAGGATCCGCGAGGAGAGTGGCGCGCGGATCAACATCTCGGAGGGGAATTGCCCGGAGAGAATCATCACTCTGACCGGCCCTACCAATGCCATCTTTAAGGCCTTCGCTATGATCATCGATAAGCTGGAAGAAGATATCAACAGCTCCATGACCAACAGCACGGCGGCCAGCAGGCCCCCGGTCACCCTGAGGCTGGTGGTGCCGGCCACCCAGTGCGGCTCCCTGATTGGGAAAGGCGGGTGTAAGATCAAAGAGATCCGCGAGAGTACGGGGGCCCAGGTCCAGGTGGCGGGGGATATGCTGCCCAACTCCACTGAGCGGGCCATCACCATTGCTGGCGTGCCGCAGTCTGTCACCGAGTGTGTCAAGCAGATCTGCCTGGTCATGCTGGAGACGCTCTCCCAGTCTCCGCAAGGGAGAGTCATGACCATTCCGTACCAGCCCATGCCGGCCAGCTCTCCAGTCATCTGCGCGGGCGGCCAAGATCGGTGCAGCGACGCTGCGGGCTACCCCCATGCCACCCATGACCTGGAGGGACCACCTCTAGATGCCTACTCGATTCAAGGACAACACACCATTTCTCCGCTCGATCTGGCCAAGCTGAACCAGGTGGCAAGACAACAGTCTCACTTTGCCATGATGCACGGCGGGACCGGATTCGCCGGAATTGACTCCAGCTCTCCAGAGGTGAAAGGCTATTGGGCAAGTTTGGATGCATCTACTCAAACCACCCATGAACTCACCATTCCAAATAACTTAATTGGCTGCATAATCGGGCGCCAAGGCGCCAACATTAATGAGATCCGCCAGATGTCCGGGGCCCAGATCAAAATTGCCAATCCCGTGGAAGGCTCCTCTGGTAGGCAGGTTACTATCACTGGTTCTGCTGCCAGTATTAGTCTGGCCCAGTATCTAATCAATGCCAGGCTTTCCTCCGAGAAGGGCATGGGGTGCAGCTAG